The following coding sequences are from one Verrucosispora sp. WMMD573 window:
- the smpB gene encoding SsrA-binding protein SmpB translates to MGTPRSAERTVIASNRRARHDYAVLKTYEAGIVLAGTEVKSLRAGRVSLVDAFAQEHDGEITLHGLHIAEYGYGSWTNHAPRRTRKLLLRRVEIARILDRTREGGITLVPLSMYFSGGWAKVELALAKGRRSYDKRQVLAERDANREIARELGRRLKGRSGRA, encoded by the coding sequence ATGGGCACCCCCCGCAGCGCCGAGCGGACCGTGATCGCGTCGAACCGCCGGGCCCGCCACGACTACGCCGTGCTCAAGACGTATGAGGCCGGCATCGTGCTCGCCGGCACCGAGGTCAAGTCGCTGCGGGCTGGACGCGTCTCGCTGGTGGACGCCTTCGCGCAGGAACACGACGGGGAGATCACGCTGCACGGGCTGCACATCGCCGAGTACGGCTACGGCAGCTGGACCAACCACGCGCCCCGGCGTACCCGCAAGCTGCTGCTGCGCCGGGTGGAGATCGCCCGGATCCTTGACCGGACCCGCGAGGGCGGGATCACCCTGGTGCCGTTGTCGATGTACTTCTCCGGCGGCTGGGCGAAGGTCGAGCTGGCACTGGCCAAGGGCCGACGATCGTACGACAAGCGGCAGGTGCTGGCCGAGCGCGACGCGAACCGGGAGATCGCCCGCGAGCTGGGCCGCCGACTCAAGGGCCGGTCCGGTCGGGCCTAG
- a CDS encoding type II toxin-antitoxin system Phd/YefM family antitoxin, producing the protein MAVPALTPRNAPARSLPLREARTRLSQLVAMADLTDSVTVVTRDGDPRPVAAIVPAAAARTVAEARADAARLAEVTAGWSRRLDAQRQQSGRRHAAELRAVTSALAEVWAELDRRCPPGSDPALTRLRAAHAQLLAG; encoded by the coding sequence ATGGCTGTCCCCGCCCTCACTCCGCGAAACGCCCCGGCGCGCTCGCTGCCCCTTCGCGAGGCGCGCACCCGACTCAGCCAACTCGTCGCCATGGCCGACTTGACCGACTCGGTCACGGTGGTCACCCGGGACGGCGACCCCCGGCCGGTCGCCGCGATCGTGCCGGCGGCGGCCGCCCGCACCGTCGCTGAGGCCCGCGCTGACGCCGCGCGTCTGGCCGAGGTCACCGCCGGCTGGTCCCGGCGCCTCGACGCTCAGCGGCAGCAGAGCGGGCGTCGGCACGCCGCCGAGCTGCGGGCGGTGACCTCGGCGCTCGCCGAGGTCTGGGCGGAGCTGGATCGACGCTGCCCGCCGGGAAGTGATCCCGCGCTGACCCGGTTACGCGCGGCCCACGCCCAGCTGCTCGCCGGCTGA
- a CDS encoding MHYT domain-containing protein: MADINHFEYGWITPALSYALSVLGSILGLVCAGRIRTAGRTGQKLWWGTLAAWALGGTAIWTMHFMAMLGFAVTGSRIRYDVPITVASALLAVVAVGTGLAIVGTGRLSARRILGGGLFTGTGVAAMHYTGMAAMRLDGRLLYDNLRVGLSVLIAVVAATVALWLAVTVRKGAAIFASALVMGVAVNGMHFTGMSALSVHLHEERGEISGAGVGTLLIPIVLLVIFGVVGLVYALLAAPTDEDRAALAYLDARRPQPATATATPDADAPDPVGLRARSTLARPGAQFPSRRDHSSR; the protein is encoded by the coding sequence GTGGCGGACATCAATCACTTTGAGTACGGCTGGATCACACCGGCGCTGAGCTACGCGCTGTCGGTGCTCGGCTCCATCCTCGGCCTGGTCTGTGCCGGCCGTATCCGGACCGCCGGCCGCACCGGTCAGAAGCTCTGGTGGGGCACCCTGGCCGCCTGGGCGCTCGGCGGCACGGCGATCTGGACGATGCACTTCATGGCGATGCTGGGCTTCGCGGTGACCGGGTCGCGGATCCGCTACGACGTGCCGATCACCGTTGCCAGCGCGCTGCTCGCGGTGGTCGCGGTCGGCACCGGGCTGGCGATCGTGGGCACCGGGCGGCTCTCGGCGAGGCGGATCCTCGGTGGCGGCCTGTTCACCGGCACCGGGGTGGCGGCGATGCACTACACGGGCATGGCGGCGATGCGGCTGGACGGTCGCCTGCTCTACGACAACCTCCGGGTGGGGTTGTCGGTGTTGATCGCCGTGGTCGCGGCCACCGTCGCGCTCTGGCTCGCGGTGACCGTACGCAAGGGGGCGGCGATCTTCGCCTCGGCGCTGGTGATGGGGGTGGCGGTCAACGGCATGCACTTCACCGGGATGAGCGCCCTGTCGGTGCACCTGCACGAGGAACGCGGCGAGATCAGTGGGGCCGGTGTCGGTACGTTGCTGATCCCGATCGTGCTGCTTGTCATTTTCGGCGTGGTCGGCCTGGTGTACGCGTTGCTCGCCGCACCCACCGACGAGGACCGCGCCGCGCTCGCCTACCTGGACGCCCGGCGACCGCAGCCGGCCACGGCCACCGCGACGCCGGACGCCGACGCACCCGATCCGGTGGGGCTGCGCGCCCGGTCGACGCTGGCCCGCCCCGGCGCCCAGTTTCCGTCCCGCCGGGACCATTCGTCGCGCTGA